The genomic interval TCATCTGCAAACAGGAAACAGACCTACTTGAATTTGCAAGATCAAGCCATATTTTGTGTGTTTATATGAGCtgatatttttcaatgatATGTTTACATCTTCTGATGGTGTGGTtccctttttatattttttcggTGTAATAATGCAGCTATTCAGATCCACAAGGGAGTATactgcaaaataaaattgctACCTGTGGGCTGTGGCACCAGGACcttgtaaaattaaattagtatGCCTAGACTAAAACTTGAGAAATGAAAATGCAGTCGCTTACCAAGCAGATGAGACTGAAATCCGGAAGCGCTCAAGTGATGTGCAAGCTTTTCGCCCAGTTGCTTCTGCCAGTCTTTTGTTGCTTTGGCTTCAGGTGTTGCCCACACCGCAGCAGTTTTTCTCTCAAAGTCGACTGTGGCAGAGGTAACCTCAGGCTGCAAAAGTAAGTAATTAAATGTGAGTTACATACCAGGGTCAACTTTAGAGTGTTTAGAAGAAAATCCAAACGACATgattacaaacagaaaataatttgcgaataaaatttttatatacgtattcatagcaatctaaaagccaaaactagaaaataaacttcggtgagaaaacctcaaaatcaactctaaatttaaggttaaaaatttaaatcttgggTTATAACCCAAAgccaaagccaaaagatgaccctgaTGTAACTGAAATATGTAATGGAGACAAGACAGGTTGTAAAAAAGTGAAGGGCGTGTCATGCATAATAGATATGAGTACAAATATGGAGTACACTAATAATACAAAGAGTTTAGTAACAAATATCTACTTCTGAGTTCCGAATTAAGCAAATTAAAAATCGACTCGTCCAAAGAGCATGTCTCTTCGTCAAGTACAGCAAACAGCGTGTGCAACTTGTTAATTCACAACAGCTAATATGCATTGCACAATCCAGAAGGACCAGAACCCAAGACAGGCAAGGCAACAGCTGCTCCGTTTTAAGCAAAGCACAGATTCCTGCAGCGATACATTTCATTGATCAATAGTTCAAAGATGGGTATGTACATAACTAACTTTGTTAAAGATTCCTGCAGTGTGCATGAACAATTTGCACAATTGCATTACACAAACGCTGAGTGTTGGTTCTTGTTACTGGGCTTCGATTAACCTGATGAACATATTCAATATTTTCGTTCATTTGGCCGGACAGTAATCTGCAATCGCTGTGCCACTAATCTGTTGAGACACAAAATCTGCATTCGTTGGTGTACTAGGAAACCCATGTGGGGAGATGAAGGATGAGGATCTCGTCGAACCTGGCTCTCGAGAATCCgcttgacggcggcggcgcatccACCACACGACATCCCCTGCAACCAAATTAACCAATCCATTTTTACTTCCCAGAGTGAGGGACGCAGATGCGATGCATGCGAGAGTGAACCAACCGAACGAGCATGGAGCATGGATCGTTACGCACCCCGACGCGGAGCAGGATGACGTCTCCGtccgccgcctcggtctccTCGAGAGCGGctgccgccgcgacggcggcggcggccgcagcaTCGCcatcaccgccaccgccgccgccgccgcccccgctgccgccggagaAGCTGCCTccaccggaggaggaggaggagggagggaaggagaCGGAGGCGAAGCCGCGGCGAGGACACGTGCGGACGGGCATCGCAGCCGCCGGGAGGGggacggcggccgccgccctcgtAATCGCCGGCGGCTGAGGCTCCATGCTGCGACCAACCGCGCGCTCGCTTTGCGTGTGGCTGTGGCGGCCCACGTCATCCGGGGCGGGGTGAAGTAGCTCAGCTCGACTCGGTGGCGGGGCTAAACTTTGTTGTCTGGTGTCGTATCGGATGATTAGacatataaactaataaaaaaactaattttataaactaataaaaaaactaatttcataaatgaggaTTAACCTGCTAGAcggattttttaagcctaattaatccataattagaacatgtttactgtagcattatataggctaattatggattaattaggctcattatattcgtctcgcaaattagtccaagattatatatggattttatttatagactacatttactatttataataagcgtctaAACATTTGATGGGACAAGGAActcccttgtcccaaacaccactaATAAGATTAACAGTGCAATGGTTGAATCACACGTATCACATCAAGCTGAATTATTTCATCAACGGTTAACCTATATGCCGTTCCATCTATGTGCCTGTAGCTTTACTCAATGGGATtacatttacatatataattattgtttcAGCAtgaaaaacaactaaaataagtAGCCTATGCGTTCGAGATAATAAGTAGCCTAATTAACTACGCATCGCACACACCATTGGCAcgcgccggccgtcaccaaaTTGTTTCCACCGAGCTCTATTACTACATACTGTAATAATAAAGGGATGTAcggattatttaatttttttatagctacTTGAAGATATAAAGGactaaattaactactaaaaattttgtttaaaaagaTCAGATAAGAAGGTTTTGTGTAGAGAATTTTAAAACAGTTGGTTGAAAATCCATAATTGTATTAGAACACATGTCTCACGCGGAGCCCAACCAGATAGATCCTCATGGCTGGTTGGCGGTGCTCGGCAAGAGGCGTGTGCCAGGTTTTGAGAGGAGAGCGTTTGGACCCCAGAGACAGCTATTAGGCTGGACCCAGACTTGACAAATTTAGAGCAtcctcaacagctcatctaaatttggtcatctatatttttatttggatgatcatctaaaatactttcatccttcatatccctttgtactccagcagatcatctatatatgcatcatctatatctatttagagtattagagagaacatctaaatatagagtttctctctcctaatatggatgacatccaaaaatagatgatgagatagatgatctgctggaactcaacttttactcttcatcctctatttctagaatagaggatgggatggataagctgttgggatgctctttGATCCAAAATAACATCCGTAATGGCCTCATGTGTGGGCTTTATGGTTCGTTTTTAAAATCATAATTTTGTGCGCAACGTTCGTTGGAGTAGGTTGTTCTGTGGAATTGAATTCTAAAATGAATTAAGAGACTTTGGTCATAGAAGTAGCACCCCGATCTTTTCACATATGCTtctatttataagtcaaaatttaaattttaaccttaaatttagagtagttTTTGGGGAGGTTTgtcttagtttatttatcagtctttgtttttagatcgctaaaaacacatatatataaatgatttattcaaa from Oryza brachyantha chromosome 3, ObraRS2, whole genome shotgun sequence carries:
- the LOC121053804 gene encoding copper-transporting ATPase PAA1, chloroplastic-like encodes the protein GGGGGGGGGDGDAAAAAAVAAAAALEETEAADGDVILLRVGGMSCGGCAAAVKRILESQPEVTSATVDFERKTAAVWATPEAKATKDWQKQLGEKLAHHLSASGFQSHLLDEDEPDSGSQQ